AATTCGTTCGTTTGTTCCTGATTGAGGGGCGACCTGTGCGGCAAGTTCGCTTAGCGAGAACTCGCACACAGACGGTCCAGGTCGTCAAAGTACTGGGGGTACGTCTTCGACGTGCATTCGGGATCGGCGATCTTCACGCCGGGAACGCGAAGTCCGATCAGTGAAAAACTCATCGCCATCCGGTGATCGTCGTAGGTCGCCACGGTACCACCATGCAGCGTGCCGGGATGGATTGTCATTCCATCCTCATGCTCTTCGACCTGCAGGCCAAGCCCGCGCAGTTCGTTGACGACAGCCGTCACACGATCGGTCTCTTTCAGGCGCATGTGAGCGACGTTACGGATCCGCGTGGGGCCGCTGGCAAACGGAGCCACGCACGCCAGCGTCTGTGCCGTGTCGCTGATCGCGTTCATATCGACATCAATTCCCTGCAGCGTTCCGCCCGTGACGGTCACGCTGTCCGCGTTCCAATCGACGCGACAACCCATCTGTTCGAGGGCCTTAACAAAATGCACGTCGCCTTGCAGCGCCTTGGCATTCAAGCCGTTGACCGTGACCTTGCCACCCGTGACCGCCGCCAGTCCAAAAAAGTAACTCGCTGCAGACGCGTCAGGTTCAATATCGTAGTGCGTCGCTCGATAGGTCTGAGGGGCAATCTTGAAAGTGCCACGTTCGCTGCGATCCACCGTGACTCCAAAGTCCGACATGACTCCGATCGTCATATCGATGTACGGTTCAGAGACCATTTCCCCGGCCAGACGAATCGTGACGGGGCTGCTCGCACAGGGGGCGGCCATCAGCACGGCACTCAGAAACTGGCTCGAAACATTGGCATTAATCGTCGTCGTACCACCAGACAGCCCATTGCCGTTCAAAACGACGGGTGGGCAATCGTTGCCCAGTTCGCATTCCACGACGATCCCGAACTGTCGCAGCGAATCGATCAAATCGCCAATCGGCCGTTCCCGCATTCGTCGATTACCGTCGAGCCGAAAACGCCCCTGCCCCAAGGCACAAAGTGCGGTCAGGAAGCGGATACTCGTCCCGCTATTTTCCAGCCAGAGATCGGCTGCAGACGCGGGGGGGCGGCCATGACAGCCGGTGATCAGAACGGTGCAGTCCGCCGTGGACTGATCAACGGCCAGACCGAGTTTTCGCAAACTGTCGATCATGACCTGCGTGTCTCGACTGTCGAGCACCCCGGTCAGCGTCGATTCTCCCTGAGCCAATCCCGCAACGACGAGCGCCCGATTGGTCAGACTTTTCGAACCAGGGGGCCGGATCGATCCGTTGACGGGTCGACTGACAGGTAGAATTTCGCGAAAAGCAGTCATTTCGTAGCCAGATCCAGCAAGTGAAAAGTTCACAATCACGCCGGTGCCGAGTTTAACAGTTGTTACGGACAGACCGTCGAGATCCGCACGGTATCGGTCACAGCCAGCAATTTCCAGATTGCTCGCACTTTTGATGCGGTTCGCAAGGGCTGGACATCCC
This genomic interval from Schlesneria paludicola DSM 18645 contains the following:
- the aroA gene encoding 3-phosphoshikimate 1-carboxyvinyltransferase, coding for MTAFREILPVSRPVNGSIRPPGSKSLTNRALVVAGLAQGESTLTGVLDSRDTQVMIDSLRKLGLAVDQSTADCTVLITGCHGRPPASAADLWLENSGTSIRFLTALCALGQGRFRLDGNRRMRERPIGDLIDSLRQFGIVVECELGNDCPPVVLNGNGLSGGTTTINANVSSQFLSAVLMAAPCASSPVTIRLAGEMVSEPYIDMTIGVMSDFGVTVDRSERGTFKIAPQTYRATHYDIEPDASAASYFFGLAAVTGGKVTVNGLNAKALQGDVHFVKALEQMGCRVDWNADSVTVTGGTLQGIDVDMNAISDTAQTLACVAPFASGPTRIRNVAHMRLKETDRVTAVVNELRGLGLQVEEHEDGMTIHPGTLHGGTVATYDDHRMAMSFSLIGLRVPGVKIADPECTSKTYPQYFDDLDRLCASSR